From Salvia splendens isolate huo1 chromosome 3, SspV2, whole genome shotgun sequence, a single genomic window includes:
- the LOC121794755 gene encoding cyclin-D1-1-like: protein MSLSCSDLLCGEDSNIIFAAGVDELPEYSSDIDSGPPDVEESVAGLLEDERDLAGINWPLSHESIDASTRADSVAWILKVQRYYCFQPLTAYLSVNYFDRFLYSHHLPKMNGWPLQLLSVACLSLAAKMEEPIVPSLLDFQVESSKFIFEPKNIQRMELLVLRVLEWRLRSISPFWYLSFFALKIDPTATYTGFLVSRAKEVILSTMQEVSFIEFRPSCVAAAAILTAANDLPKFSLISAQHAESWSDGLDKESITRCHQLIQKVAGKNKPRKQPKVLPQLRVATGRVSAVSSSDTSSSASSSSSSTPPPPYKRRRVNSKAWVGDDKGSSD from the exons ATGTCACTGTCGTGCTCCGACCTTCTCTGCGGCGAGGATTCCAATATCATATTCGCCGCCGGCGTGGATGAATTGCCGGAATATTCATCGGACATCGATTCCGGTCCGCCGGACGTCGAGGAATCCGTCGCCGGGCTTTTGGAAGACGAGAGAGATCTCGCCGGAATCAATTGGCCTCTCTCTCATGAATCGATCGACGCATCTACAAGAGCGGATTCCGTTGCATGGATTCTCAAG GTACAACGATATTACTGTTTCCAGCCACTAACGGCGTATCTCTCCGTCAACTATTTCGATCGTTTCCTTTACTCTCATCATTTGCCG AAAATGAACGGGTGGCCGTTGCAACTGTTGTCGGTTGCATGCTTGTCACTAGCTGCTAAGATGGAGGAACCCATTGTTCCTTCTCTTTTGGATTTTCAG GTTGAAAgctcaaaatttatttttgaacCAAAAAATATCCAAAGAATGGAGCTTCTGGTGCTAAGAGTTTTGGAGTGGAGACTGAGATCAATTTCTCCATTTTGGTATTTAAGCTTTTTTGCACTGAAAATCGACCCGACTGCAACATATACCGGCTTCCTTGTTTCAAGGGCAAAAGAAGTCATCCTCTCAACAATGCAAG AGGTGAGCTTCATTGAGTTTCGGCCATCATGCGTTGCTGCGGCAGCCATACTCACCGCGGCAAACGATCTACCTAAGTTCTCGTTGATCAGCGCTCAACATGCCGAATCATGGAGTGATGGACTCGACAAA GAGAGCATCACAAGATGCCACCAACTGATTCAAAAAGTGGCGGGAAAGAACAAACCGAGGAAGCAGCCGAAGGTGTTGCCGCAGCTGAGGGTGGCGACTGGCCGGGTGAGTGCTGTGTCGTCTAGTGACACGTCGTCGTCAGCctcctcgtcgtcgtcgtccacaccaccaccaccgtATAAGAGGAGGAGAGTGAATAGCAAGGCGTGGGTGGGTGATGACAAGGGGAGCTCAGATTAA
- the LOC121797286 gene encoding uncharacterized protein LOC121797286 — MLSLGRFPANLQHNPITNNLQFPPKSHFPYSTHLNFEAVLAKTRSELCCNALKTKKKGGGGGYIVKEKEEADEFEDEDFDGEFVDSTEIEDGDDEDEDDDVFVPLRDMKKWLERRPRGFGEGKVYDTSIEDKLMEEIEQSRVAQIANLKKLKENSLKPTPNKEKGPQPLFDGFRVRLVNLPKKKNIHKDLRIAFQGVPGIVNIIPVVSGNEKTRDPVCKGVAFVDFKKEDEAHRFMQKFTGKSIAFGKVEKQIKCETVKPKLPKPELDQSVDGSSKGPFQQQRILNSDEEICGSLLHSSEESVANEAGEMHDVPGQWEEDDGGISDASTTTGSELADEPEERKEPAIDKKETRKTKKHPKKVASRRVKPNVPTLDIPGSAKKLKVREQAVLSGVFSKYGAAAASTVQEESR; from the exons ATGCTGAGCCTTGGAAGATTTCCTGCGAACTTACAGCACAATCCCATCACAAACAATCTTCAATTTCCCCCCAAATCCCACTTCCCGTATTCAACCCACCTCAACTTCGAAGCTGTTCTAGCAAAGACGCGAAGTGAGCTGTGCTGCAACGCCTTGAAAACCAAGAAgaaaggcggcggcggcggctatATCGtgaaagaaaaggaggaagctGACGAATTCGAAGATGAAGATTTTGACGGCGAATTCGTTGATTCGACTGAAATTGAAGACGGCGATGACGAGGATGAGGATGATGACGTCTTTGTTCCTTTGCGGGATATGAAGAAGTGGCTTGAGAGGCGGCCGCGTGGGTTCGGCGAAGGCAAAGTGTATGATACTTCAATTGAGGATAAGTTGATGGAAGAAATCGAGCAGAGTAGGGTAGCCCAGATTGCAAACCTGAAAAAGCTCAAGGAAAATTCACTAAAACCGACTCCCAACAAAGAGAAAG GACCTCAGCCTCTCTTTGATGGATTTCGAGTGCGTTTGGTCAATCTCCCTAAGAAGAAGAATATTCACAAGGATTTACGAATAGCATTTCAAGGAGTTCCTGGAATAGTAAATATAATCCCAGTAGTTTCTGGAAATGAAAAAACCAGGGATCCAGTTTGCAAAGGGGTTGCTTTTGTCGACTTCAAGAAGGAGGACGAGGCACATAG ATTTATGCAGAAATTCACAGGTAAAAGCATAGCCTTCGGCAAGGTTGAAAAGCAGATAAAATGTGAGACGGTGAAACCAAAGCTGCCAAAGCCTGAACTTGATCAATCAGTTGATGGTAGTAGTAAGGGCCCCTTTCAACAACAACGCATTCTCAACTCTGATGAAGAGATCTGTGGTTCACTGCTGCATTCATCGGAAGAGAGTGTAGCTAATGAAGCGGGTGAGATGCATGATGTGCCTGGACAATGGGAAGAAGATGATGGAGGGATCAGTGACGCCTCAACTACCACCGGCTCTGAGTTAGCTGATGAACCGGAAGAAAGAAAAGAGCCTGCTATTGACAAAAAGGAGACAAGAAAAACAAAGAAGCATCCGAAAAAGGTGGCATCAAGACGAGTGAAACCCAATGTTCCAACCCTAGACATACCGGGATCTGCCAAGAA GTTGAAAGTTAGAGAGCAAGCGGTGCTCTCAGGCGTGTTTTCAAAATATGGAGCAGCTGCTGCTTCGACTGTACAGGAAGAGAGTAGATAA
- the LOC121796524 gene encoding protein trichome birefringence-like 38 produces the protein MGLLFTLLFLSPLFLLSQASSAELNTTRCALAGATNCNIFRSKLVYDASYPFYDFSSCPFIDDQFNCLKYRCPDRNYLKYQWQPFSCNLARCGPTAKRNYHLYGDIVSFDTTYSTNSSESLQSGLVALVQLYNSFEEFSRNKSSGVDGADQKSMEESLS, from the exons ATGGGGCTTCTATTCacacttcttttcctctcccctctcttcctcctctcccAAGCCTCCTCCGCCGAGCTCAACACCACCCGCTGCGCCCTCGCCGGCGCCACCAATTGCAACATTTTCCGCAGTAAATTGGTGTACGACGCTTCCTACCCGTTCTACGACTTCTCCTCCTGCCCCTTCATCGACGACCAGTTCAATTGCCTCAAATACCGCTGTCCAGATCGGAATTACCTCAAGTACCAGTGGCAGCCTTTCTCCTGCAACCTAGCTAG GTGTGGTCCTACTGCCAAGAGAAACTATCATTTGTATGgtgatattgtttcttttgatacGACATACTCAACAAATAG CTCGGAATCCCTTCAATCCGGTCTCGTGGCGCTTGTGCAGCTCTACAATTCATTCGAGGAATTCAGCCGGAATAAATCATCAGGAGTCGATGGTGCTGATCAGAAATCGATGGAGGAATCTCTGTCGTGA
- the LOC121794758 gene encoding uncharacterized protein LOC121794758, with product MIGLFRACASSIFPGTRHFTTTSPSCKTLFNSWGASLQHSSARTVKFELLLTRLQCQSYSSKKLGGGSSRKGKLESKPLMKDDKEAFFVLRKGDLVGVYKSLSDCQAQVGTSICDPPVSAYKGYNMPKDTEKHLMSSGLKNALYSIRASDLTEELFGTLIPLPASYRGETSSEPVSKKRPQEPMWSEYGEAVGPVLTASDALTKHFKLDPYRVDQNQSVCRSCTIEFDGASKGNPGQAGAGAVLRSDDGNLICRLREGLGVATNNFAEYRGFILGLRYALTKGFTSVRVRGDSKLVCMQIQGLWKVKNQNISGLFDEAKKLKDRFLSFQIIHILRDLNSEADTLANLAVDLAEGQIQEEIDK from the exons ATGATCGGTTTGTTTCGTGCATGTGCTTCGTCAATATTCCCGGGAACTAGGCATTTCACTACTACAAGCCCATCGTGCAAAACTCTTTTTAATTCATGGGGAGCTAGCTTGCAGCATTCCAGTGCTAGGACAGTGAAGTTTGAATTGTTGTTGACAAGGCTTCAGTGTCAGAGCTATTCATCAAAAAAGTTGGGGGGAGGTAGTTCCCGTAAGGGGAAACTCGAGTCTAAACCATTAATGAAGGACGACAAGGAAGCCTTTTTTGTTCTTCGCAAGGGTGATCTCGTTGGGGTTTACAAAAGCTTAAGTGATTGTCAAGCTCAAGTTGGAACCTCG ATATGCGACCCTCCTGTCAGTGCATACAAAGGTTATAACATGCCCAAAGACACTGAGAAGCATCTCATGTCTAGTGGGCTTAAGAATGCTCTTTACTCCATTAGAGCTTCTGATCTTACTGAAGAACTTTTTGGCACTCTTATACCGTTG CCTGCCTCATATAGAGGTGAAACATCTAGTGAACCTGTGTCAAAGAAGAGGCCACAGGAACCTATGTGGTCAGAATATGGG GAGGCTGTTGGACCCGTCTTGACTGCTAGCGATGCATTAACAAAGCATTTTAAGTTAGACCCTTATAGAGTTGATCAGAATCAATCAGTTTGT CGGTCTTGTACTATCGAGTTTGATGGTGCTTCAAAGGGAAATCCTGGTCAAGCAGGGGCTGGAGCTGTACTGCGATCTGATGATGGAAACTTG ATTTGCAGGCTACGTGAAGGCTTAGGTGTTGCCACCAATAACTTTGCTGAATATCGTGGCTTTATACTTGGGTTAAGATATGCACTCACAAAAGGTTTTACAAGTGTTCGAGTTCGAGGTGACTCCAAACTTGTTTGCATGCAG ATTCAGGGATTATGGAAGGTCAAAAACCAAAATATCTCTGGCTTGTTTGATGAGGCAAAGAAATTGAAGGATAGATTTCTCTCGTTCCAGATTATTCACATTTTAAGG GATTTAAATTCGGAGGCCGATACTCTGGCTAACTTGGCTGTAGATCTTGCTG AGGGACAGATTCAGGAGGAGATCGATAAATAA
- the LOC121794756 gene encoding nucleolar GTP-binding protein 1-like — MVQYNFKKITVVPTGKEFIDIILSRTQRRTPTQVHKGYAISRLRQFYMRKVKFTQQNFHEKLSTIIDDFPRLDDIHPFYGDLLHVLYNKDHYKLALGQINTARNLIGKIAKDYVRLLKYGDSLYRCKSLKVAALGRMCTVIKRVTPSLAYLEQIRQHMARLPSIDPNSRTVLICGYPNVGKSSFMNKITRAEVDVQPYAFTTKSLFVGHTDYKYLRYQVIDTPGILDRPFEDRNIIEMCSITALAHLRAAVLFFLDISGSCGYSIAQQAALFDSIKSLFMNKPLIIVCNKTDLQALEGLSEDDMKLVMEMKSEAMKTLVGQGGEATDGSNVLLTMSTLTEEGVIAVKNAACERLLDQRVEQKMKSKKLNDCLNRFHVAMPKPRDQKERPACIPQSVLEAKAKQAEVDAEKEKRKLERDLENENGGAGVYSASLKKRYILAHDEWKEDIIPEILDGHNVADFLDPDILMRLEELEREEGVLQGLEEDDDFEMDGAELTPEEQAALTEIRKKKSLLIQQHRIKKSTAESRPTVPRKFDKDKKFTSERMGRQLSSLGLDPSMAIDRARSKSRGRKRERSTDGVEFMDVDGDKQNKKMRLKSRSRSRSMSRPPGEVVPGEGFKDSAQKKKAIKIAKSSSKNRNKEARRGEADRVIPTLKPKHLFSGKRSTGKTDRR, encoded by the coding sequence ATGGTTCAGTACAATTTCAAGAAGATTACTGTTGTCCCCACGGGGAAGGAGTTCATTGATATTATTCTTTCTCGTACACAACGCCGAACCCCAACCCAAGTGCACAAGGGATATGCCATTTCACGTCTTCGGCAGTTTTATATGCGTAAGGTGAAGTTCACCCAGCAGAATTTTCACGAGAAGCTGTCAACAATTATCGATGATTTCCCCCGGCTGGATGACATCCACCCTTTCTATGGTGATTTGCTGCATGTTCTTTATAACAAAGATCATTACAAGCTTGCCCTGGGCCAGATTAATACTGCAAGGAACCTGATTGGAAAGATTGCCAAGGACTATGTCAGGCTATTGAAGTATGGGGATTCTCTCTATCGCTGTAAGTCTCTGAAGGTTGCTGCCCTTGGGCGTATGTGTACTGTTATCAAAAGGGTTACCCCTAGTTTAGCTTATCTCGAGCAGATAAGACAGCACATGGCTAGGTTGCCGTCTATTGATCCGAATAGTAGAACTGTGCTGATCTGTGGGTACCCCAATGTTGGAAAGAGTTCATTCATGAACAAGATCACGAGAGCCGAAGTTGATGTACAACCATATGCTTTCACCACAAAGTCATTGTTTGTTGGTCATACAGACTACAAGTATCTGAGGTATCAAGTGATTGACACTCCTGGGATTTTGGATCGACCGTTTGAAGATCGGAATATCATTGAGATGTGCAGCATTACAGCTCTTGCACATCTTAGAGCTGCTGTTCTGTTTTTCCTTGATATCTCTGGTTCTTGTGGATATAGCATTGCTCAGCAGGCTGCTCTTTTCGATAGCATCAAGTCTTTGTTCATGAACAAACCCCTGATCATTGTCTGCAACAAGACTGACTTGCAGGCATTGGAAGGGCTTTCTGAGGATGATATGAAACTGGTCATGGAGATGAAGTCGGAAGCTATGAAAACTCTAGTAGGCCAAGGGGGTGAGGCAACTGATGGCAGTAATGTACTCTTGACTATGAGTACTTTGACTGAGGAAGGAGTAATAGCTGTAAAGAATGCTGCTTGCGAGAGGCTATTGGATCAAAGAGTGGAACAGAAAATGAAGTCCAAAAAGCTGAATGACTGCCTGAACCGATTCCATGTTGCCATGCCTAAGCCGCGTGATCAGAAGGAAAGGCCTGCTTGTATTCCCCAGTCTGTTTTGGAAGCCAAAGCTAAGCAAGCTGAGGTTGATGCTGagaaggagaagaggaagctGGAGAGAGATCTTGAAAATGAGAATGGAGGTGCTGGTGTGTACTCTGCTAGCTTGAAAAAGCGCTATATTCTCGCGCATGATGAGTGGAAAGAGGACATCATCCCAGAGATTCTTGATGGGCACAATGTGGCGGACTTCCTCGACCCGGATATATTAATGAGACTTGAGGAGTTGGAGCGAGAAGAAGGTGTTCTCCAAGGACTGGAGGAAGATGATGATTTTGAGATGGACGGGGCTGAGCTAACCCCTGAAGAACAGGCTGCACTTACAGAGATCAGGAAGAAGAAGAGTTTACTTATCCAACAGCATAGAATTAAAAAGAGTACTGCTGAGAGCCGACCAACCGTTCCCAGAAAATTCGATAAAGATAAAAAGTTCACATCTGAAAGAATGGGGAGACAGCTATCATCCCTTGGACTTGATCCATCGATGGCTATTGACCGAGCTCGCAGCAAATCTAGGGGTCGTAAGAGGGAGAGGTCCACTGACGGAGTAGAGTTTATGGATGTTGATGGTGAtaaacaaaataagaaaatgcGGTTGAAGTCAAGATCTAGGTCAAGGTCGATGTCCAGACCACCGGGTGAAGTTGTCCCAGGAGAGGGCTTCAAAGATTCTGCTCAGAAAAAGAAGGCTATTAAGATTGCTAAAAGTTCAAGCAAAAACAGGAACAAGGAGGCTCGTAGAGGAGAAGCAGACAGAGTTATACCAACTCTCAAACCTAAACATTTGTTTTCCGGCAAGAGATCAACTGGCAAAACAGACAGACGCTAG
- the LOC121794759 gene encoding protein PLASTID REDOX INSENSITIVE 2, chloroplastic-like yields the protein MACGICRAAPAPAPAPAPSPVASFLPPSNLLFSINLASSSTTKPKTPLLLKTTKSNLICRAEKEYKFPDPIPEFAESETEKFKSHLQKKLAKKDMFGDSLDEVVGVCTEIFDNFLHSEYGGPGTLLVLPFIDMADTINEKGLPGGPQAARAAIKWAQAHLDKDWKEWTST from the exons ATGGCTTGTGGCATATGTAGAGCAGCTCCAGCTCCAGCTCCAGCTCCAGCTCCCTCACCTGTTGCCTCTTTCCTCCCGCCGTCAAATCTCTTATTTTCCATTAATTTGGCTTCCTCATCCACTACCAAACCTAAAACTCCTCTGCTTCTCAAGACAACCAAATCAAACCTCATTTGCAGAGCTGAAAAGGAGTACAAATTCCCCGACCCAATTCCCGAATTTGCTGAATCC GAGACTGAAAAGTTTAAGTCCCATTTGCAGAAGAAGTTGGCCAAGAAAGATATGTTTGGAGATTCCCTAGATGAAGTTGTTGGAGTCTGTACTGAG ATATTCGATAACTTCTTGCACTCCGAGTATGGTGGTCCAGGAACACTCTTGGTGCTTCCTTTCATTGATATGGCGGATACCATCAACGAAAAGGGCTTGCCTGGAGGACCACAAGCTGCCCGAGCAGCCATAAAATGGGCTCAAGCTCATCTAGACAAAGACTGGAAAGAATGGACTAGCACTTAG
- the LOC121796525 gene encoding uncharacterized protein YuxK: protein MTSSDGGRVEATGSHPSSGTLPVNIERRVVLYDGVCHLCHAGVKWIIKADKDRKISFCCVQSKAAEPYLSLCREKRKDVLRRFLFVEGPNSYHQGSAAALRVCSYLPLPYSALSSLMVIPAPLRDAVYDYVAKRRYDWYGKGDDCLVLKEIELLERFVDWEELLERSKSKQE, encoded by the exons ATGACGTCCAGTGATGGCGGCCGTGTTGAGGCGACCGGCTCTCACCCTAGCAGCGGC ACGCTACCGGTCAACATTGAGCGTCGTGTGGTCCTGTACGACGGCGTTTGCCACCTCTGTCACGCCG GAGTGAAATGGATCATAAAGGCCGACAAGGATAGGAAAATAAGTTTCTGTTGTGTGCAATCAAAAGCAGCTGAACCTTACTTGAGCCTATGCAGAGAGAAGCGTAAAGATGTTCTTCGTCGCTTCCTGTTCGTTGAGGGCCCCAACTCATACCACCAAGGCTCTGCTG CTGCTTTACGGGTTTGTTCATACTTGCCCCTGCCTTACTCTGCCTTGAGTTCTCTCATGGTTATTCCGGCTCCGTTGAGGGATGCTGTCTATGACTATGTGGCAAAGCGGCGCTATGACTGGTACGGAAAAGGAGATGACTGCCTGGTCCTCAAGGAAATTGAGCTGCTCGAACGCTTTGTCGATTGGGAAGAGCTTCTGGAGCGCAGCAAATCCAAACAAGAATGA